AACGCAGCCCGGCCTTCGACGCGCCATAGGCTTCGGCCCGTGGCAGCGGCAGGTAGGTCACCGAACTGGCGACGCCCACCAGATGCGGCGCGTTGCCCTTGCGCAACAAGGGCAACGCGGCCTCGATGCAATAGGCGCTCGCGAGCAGGTTGGTGCGCACCACGTGTTCGACGATCGAGGAATCGAACTGCTTGACGTCGACGTATTCGCACGTGCCGGCGTTGAGGATCACCGTGTCCAGCGAGCCCCATTCATGGGCGATCTGTTCGCCGATTTCGCGCACCGCCTGACTGCTCGTCAAATCGCCGGGCACGACCAGCACTTGCCCCGGATAACGCAGGGACAAGACTTTCAGCACCGCTGTAGAGCGCGAGCTCACGGCCAGATGGGCACCGGTTTTGAGGATTTCTTCAGCCAGCGAGGCGCCGATGCCGCTGCTGGCACCCGTCAGCCAGTATCGCCGTGGAGGTGTAAGACTCATCCCATTCTCCTTTTCAGCCAGGCAATCGCCCGACCCAATACGGGTAAATGTTCGTAAAGCAGTGCCCCGGCATCGAAGTAATCCCGGTGACGATAAACCTTGTCGCGCCAGAGCAGGTACGAGCAGCCGTCGACACGAATCAACTGGCCGCCACTCAGGCGCGGATGGCGGTAACTCATGACCCAGCGCAGATAACCTTGACCTTCGCCGGTCTGGTCGAAACCGTGAAAATCGAAACGCAGTTCGGTGACGTTGGCGTAGAGCTCCGTGAAGTAGCTGCGCAACTGTCCGAGCCCTTGCACTTCATGCAGCGGATCGGTGAAGTGCACGTCTTCGGTGTACAGCTCGCCGAGGCGTTGCAAACTGTTTTTATCCAGCTGCGCGAATTGCCGGGCAAACTGCCGCAGGAAATCACTCATGAGCGCCTCCGGCATCGTGTCGCGAGGGCAAGTTCTTGAACGCGGCCAAGGCTCGCTGGCGCGAAGTGCTCAGGTTGACGATCGGCGACGGATAATCCGCCACGCCGAACAGACCGCTGACGTTCGCCGGGTTGTGCACGTCTTTTTTGTTCAGCCCGGCCAGTTCCGGCAGCCAGTGCTTGATGAACACGCCTTCGGCGTCGAATTTCTCCGATTGGCTCAGCGGATTGAAAATACGGAAATAAGGGGCCGAGTCAGTGCCCGTGGACGAACTCCACTGCCAGCCACCGTTGTTCGCCGCCAGGTCGCCGTCGATCAAGTGGCGCATGAAAAAGCGTTCGCCTTCGCGCCAGTCGATCAGCAGGTTCTTGGTCAGGAACATCGCCACCACCATGCGCAAGCGGTTGTGCATCCAGCCGGTTTCGAGCAATTGACGCATCGCTGCGTCGATGATCGGCAGGCCGGTACGGGCTTGCTGCCAGGCCAGCAGTTCTTCCGGGGCGTCGCGCCAGGCCAGGGCTTCGGTTTCCGGGCGGAAGGCACGGTGACGCGAGACCCGTGGGTAGCCCACCAGAATGTGTTTGTAGAACTCGCGCCACAGCAGCTCGTTGATCCAGGTGACCGCGCCCACCTTGCCGCTTTCGAACTCGCCTTGATTACTGTGCAGGGCGGCGTGCAAACACTGGCGCGGGGAAATCACCCCGGCAGCGAGGTAAGCCGAGAGCTGGCTGGTGCCGGGTTTGGCCGGGAAGTCGCGCTCGCTTTTGTAGTAATCGATTTGTGCGTCGGCGAAGGTGTCGAGACGGCGTTGAGCTTCGGCTTCGCCGGCGGGCCAGAGCTGGCGCAGGCTGTCACTGGGCGTTTCGAACCCTTCGACGCTCGACGGAATGTCGTCACTGCTGATGGGCAACGGATCCTGTACGGCCGGTTTGGCCACCCGTCCCGGAAGCGACCGGTGCAGACGTTCGTAACAAACTTTGCGGAACTGGCTGAAGACCTGGAAGTAGGTGCCAGTCTTGGTCAACACGGTTCCCGGTTTGAACAACAACTGATCGAGGTAGCTGAAGAAGTCGATGCCATGGGCCTTGAGCGTTTCGGCGACTGCCGTATCGCGGCGGCTTTCATGAACCCCGTATTCCTCGTTGACGTGCACCGCCTCCGCGTTTAATTGCTGACACAGCTTGAGCAAAACCTGCGGCGCTTCATCCCAGCGAGGGGCGTGGCGAATCAGAAGGGGGATGTTCAGTTCGCCCAGCGCGTCGCTCAGTTCACCCAGATTGCGCAGCCAGAAATCCACTTTGCACGGCGCGTCATCGTGTTCCAGCCATTGCGCCGGGCTCAACAGGTACACGGCCACCGTCGGGCCGCGAGCGGCAGCAGCCGACAGGGCGGTGTTGTCGTGCAGGCGCAAGTCGCTACGCAACCAGATCAAATGCATGGAAGTGTCCATTAAATAAGCCCACGATTGACCAGTTCCTGGTGAGCCGATAGCGGGTCTTCAGCCAGGAACAAATCAACACTCTCGGACGTTTTTGCGGACAGCTCGGCGTGGTGGATGCATACCGTTGGTCCGGCAATCATTTTTGGGCAACTGACGCCATTCAAAAGTTTCGGCAGCTGCGAAATGTTCATGGCTTTGCTGGAATACAGCAGTACGCCGCGGGCTTGCAGGTGATCGACCGCCAGCGCGAGTTCGCCTGGCGGCAGCGGCCAGTCGAAGACTTCCACCGGGCAATCGGCGCTGCTGATCAGCCACGCGGTCAGCCACAGGCAAGGTTCCAGTGGCTGGTCCGAGTGATTGATCAATAGCAACGGCGCGGTGCGTAACTGACGGTTGTTATGGTAGATGCGTGCGCCGAATTTGCTACGCAGCCAGGAAAAGAAAAACACCCGCTCCATCTGCGCGCCGAACTGGCCCTGCCAGCGTTGCTCCAGCTCCGCCAGCAACGGCATCAGCAGTTGTTCGCACAAGGTACGAGGCGGATACAGCGCCATGGCTTGATTGACGGTGTCATCCAGCGTGCGTTCATTGAGCTGGGTCACCGCTTGCAGCAATGTCTGGCCCAGCACTTGCCAATCGTTTTCGACGGTTTCGGTAAAGGCCTGGGGCGTGTCGAGCAGCTGCTTGACCTGACTGACGGCCACGCCGCGATTGAGCCAGGTGAGGATGGTCAAAATCCGTTGCACGTGTTCGGCAGAGAACAGGCGATGCCCCTTGGGCGTGCGCTGGGGCACGATCAGCCCGTAGCGTCGCTCCCAGGCACGCAGGGTCACGGCGTTCACGCCGGTCTGGCGCGCCACTTCGCGAATCGGCAACCAGCCTTCGTCCAGGGCTTTCTTGAAGTCGGCGCCAAGGTCTTCGCTGGCGCTGGTGTCGATTGGGCTTTTCATTAGATGGCGTTTCGCAGGCTGAGGTTTTCCGGGTGCGGCTGAAGGTAAACCTGCTGCGCGATATACGGATCCGGGTGTTGACGGAAATAGTGTTTGAGCAGCGTCAGAGGAACCACCAACGGCACGATGCCGTGCCGGTACTGGCCGATGACGTGCTGCATTTCCTGCTTGTCTTCAGGGCTGATGAATTGCTTGAGATAACCGCTGATGTGCTGCAGGACATTGGTGTGGGTGCGCCGCGTCGCGCATTTTTTCAATGCCGCCATCAGTTCGCTGAAATAGCGCGGGCCGAGTTCCGCAGGATCGGTCTGGCCCATGTTGCCCAGCAGGTTGCCCAGGGTTTTGTATTGCACCGGGTTATGGGCCATCAGCAAGTATTTGTAGCGCGAGTGAAATTCTATGAGGCCGCGTCGTGTCACTCCTTCTCGCAATAGCTGCTGCCAGGCGCTGTAGGCGAACACGCGGGTCAGGAAGTTTTCGCGCAATACCGGGTCGTTGAGGCGGCCATCTTCTTCCACCGGTAAGTCGGGGTGCAGGGCGCAGAACGCCTGGGCGTAGATACCGCGTCCACCTCCGTCCACCGGCGACCCGTTGGCCTGGTAGACCTTGACCCGCTCGAGGCCGCAGGAAGGGGATTTCTGCATAAAGATGTAGCCGCAGATATCGTCCAGCTCCGCAGCCATTTTCTGACCGTACTCGGCGAGCGGCCGGGTGACGTTGGTCTCAGGGTTGACGGTGCCAACGGCTTCGGGATGTTCGGGGTCGCCGATCAGGCGGATCGGTTCGCGAGGGATACCCAGGCCAATGGCGACTTCCGGGCACACCGGTACGAACTCGAAATAGTCGGTGAGGGTTCGGCTGCACAGGCGCGATTCCTTGTGCCCACCGTTGAAACGCACCTCCGCTCCCATCAAGCAGGCGCTGATGGCGATTTTCGGTAGAGTCGCTGGCTGTACATGCATCGGAACACCTCGAATCCAGACCTGTACAGAGCGGTAACTCTGTACAACTTTGTCTTCATCATAGATTCAAAGGTGTACAAGTCAAATTATTTGTATAGGTTTTCGGGAGGGGAGTGCATTCCCTTGTGGGAGAGGGCTTGCTCGCGATAGCGGTGGATCAGGCGACACATGGGTAGCTGACACACCGCATCCGCGGGCAGGATCTATTTCCAGCCGAGTATCCAGTCGTCGCTGGCTTTCAGCGATTGCCATGGGAGACGCTCACTGCGTTGGGTCAGCACCGCCTGCAATTCGACGTCCAGCACTGTGCCTTCCTCATCGCGGAACAGTTCGGTCACCAAAAAATGTTTCTCGCGGTTTCGCGGGTGGGCTGCTGTCCATTTCGACAGCAGCAATTTACTCGGATTGATTCTATTCACTGCAAGTGCTCGTGTAACCGTCGTGCAGCTTCCTGGCCGCTGAGCCAGGCGCCTTCGACACGCCCGGACAGGCACCAGTCGCCGCATACATACAGTCCCAGGTCGGCATCGGCCAAGGCACCCCATTCGTGACTGCTGGCGGGACGCGCGTAAAGCCAGCGGTGCGCGAGGCTAAAGGTCGGGGCGGGCATGGCGCTGTGCAACAGCTCGGCAAATGCACCGTGCAGTTGCTCGATCACCGCCTCCTTGGGCAGGTCGATATGTTGCCGGCTCCAGGCGCTCGTCGCATGCAGTACCCACGTGTCGAGGGTGTTATCGCGCCCGGGTTTGCTGCGGTTGCGCGCCAGCCAGTCGAGCGGGCTGTCCTGCACGAAGCAACCTTCCATGGGGGTATCCAGCGGCGTATCGAATGCCAGCGCCACCGCCCACGTTGGCTCCATTTTCACCCCGGCGGCGGCCCCGGCGAGTTTCGGCGCGGAGGCCAGCAGTGCCGTGGCTTGAGGCGCCGGCGTCGCGATCACCACATGACTGAACGGACCATGGGTGAAGCCTTCGGCGTCTTGCAGGTGCCAGTGTTCTTCACCGCGATAGACCTCGGTGATCCGGCAGGCGAAATGCACTTCCAGGTCGCCGAGCAGGCCGCGGGTGATGGCGCTCATGCGCGGTGTCCCGACCCAGCGTGTCTGTTCGTCCGGCGACAGGTTGAGCTGGCCGCCGTGGAAGGTGTAGAGCTGCGGCGTCCACTCGGCGACCCAGCCGTTGGATTGCCAACGCTGGACCTCGGTGACGAAGCGCCGGTCGCGGGCAGTGAAATACTGCGCGCCCATGTCCAAGGCACCCGCATCACTGCGCTTGCTCGACATGCGTCCGCCACTGCCGCGGCTTTTATCGAAAAGTTGAACACTGTGCCCGACTTCTGTCAGGGCCTGAGCGGCTGAGAGCCCGGCGATGCCGGTGCCGATGATTGCGATAGGTACAGTCATAGGGGCCTCGTTTACCTTTCTGTACAGACTACGCCGTGGTTTAAACCTGTACAATATTGTTTTTTGGTATAACTTTTAGCGTTCTCGATCTGACAGCTTGGCCTATTGTTAAACACAGACACTGCCCGATACCAAAGATCCCTGCTTATAAAAATAGACTAGTGATCAGGGTAAAACGCCACGCGAGGAAGAAGTCATGCACATATTGCTGACCGGCGGTACTGGTTTGATAGGACGTCAACTCTGCCGACACTGGTTGAGTCAGGGACATCGCCTGACAGTCTTGAGCCGCACGCCGGAAAAAGTCGCGAAAATCTGCGGTGCCCAGGTTCGCGGCGTCGCGTTGTTCGAAGACCTCGGGCAAGAACCGGTGGACGCAATTATCAATTTGGCGGGCGCGCCCATTGCCGATCGGCCATGGACGTCCAGGCGCAAAGCCTTGCTCTGGGCGAGTCGCATCACCCTGACCGAAACCTTGCTGGCCTGGCTCGAGACCCGCGCGCAGAAACCGCAGGTGTTGATCTCGGGTTCTGCCATCGGCTGGTACGGCGACAGTGGCGAGCGCGAACTGACCGAAGCGTCTCCGCCGTCCATCGATGATTTCGCCAGTCAGTTGTGCATTGCCTGGGAAGAAACCGCCCAGCGCGCCGAGGCCATGGGTATTCGGGTGATCCTGATTCGAACCGGTTTGGTGCTGTCTGCCGAGGGCGGCTTTTTGTCGCGGCTGTTGCTGCCGTTCAAACTGGGGCTGGGCGGGCCTTTGGGCAGTGGTCGGCAGTGGATGCCCTGGATTCATATCAACGATCAAATCGCCCTGATTGATTTTCTTCTGCATCGCATTGACGCGAGCGGTCCATATAATGCCTGCGCGCCAAAACCGGTGCGCAACCGCGAGTTCGCCAAAACATTGGGCGCCGTGCTGCACCGACCGGCGTTCATGCCGATGCCGGCCTTGGCCTTGAAAGTTTGCCTGGGTGAGTTGTCACTGCTGTTGCTGGGCGGCCAGAAGGCCGTACCGGCGCGCTTGCTGGAAGCGGGTTTCACGTTCCAGTTCACCGATTTGCGCGCGGCCCTGGACGACCTGTCCAGCCGCCTTTGAAATAGGACGTTGCATGACCGATCACGCATTGCTTCTGGTTAACCTGGGTTCACCTGCCTCTACATCGGTGGCGGATGTGCGCAGTTACCTCAATCAATTTCTGATGGACCCCTACGTGATCGACCTGCCATGGCCGGTGCGACGCTTGCTGGTGTCGCTGATCCTGATCAAGCGTCCGGAGCAGTCCGCCCACGCCTACGCGTCGATCTGGTGGGAGGAGGGCTCGCCGCTGGTGGTGCTCAGCCGTCGCCTGCGCGAGGCCATGGTTGCGCAATGGCACCATGGGCCGGTTGAGCTGGCGATGCGCTACGGCGAGCCGTCGATTGAGACGAAACTGGTTGAGCTGGCGGCTCAGGGCCACAAAAAAATCACCCTCGCACCGCTTTATCCACAATTCGCCGACAGCACCGTGACCACGGTGATTGAAGAAGCCAAGCGGGTGGTGCGTGAGAAGCGGCTCGATGTGCAGTTTTCGATTCTCCAGCCGTTCTACGATCAGCCGGAATACCTCGACGCATTGGTCGCCAGCGCGAAACCTTATTTGCAGCAGGATTACGATCACCTGTTGCTGAGCTTCCATGGTTTGCCGGAGCGGCACCTGAAGAAGATCGACCCTACCGGTCACCATTGCTTCCAAAGCGATAATTGCTGCCAGAACGCTTCGCCAGAAGTATTGGCGACCTGCTACCGCGCCCAATGCCTGCGCACGGCGTCGGAGTTTGCCAAGCGCATGGGGCTGGCGGATGGCAAGTGGTCGGTGTCGTTCCAGTCGCGTTTGGGCCGGGCGAAATGGATCGAACCCTACACCGAAGCGCGCCTCGATGAGCTGGCGGGAATGGGCGTGAAGAAGGTGCTAGTGATGTGCCCGGCGTTCGTTGCTGATTGCATCGAGACGCTTGAGGAAATCGGTGATCGCGGGAAGGAATTGTTCCGCGAGGCGGGGGGCGAGGAATTGGTGCTGGTACCTTGCCTCAACGATGATCCGCAGTGGGCGCGGGCGTTGAGTGCCTTGTGTGACAGGGCGCCGTTGGCGCTTTAAAAGCTTCGCGGGCAAGCCTCGCTCCTACAGAATTGCGTCGTTGTGTCGAGCGACACACAACTTGTAGGAGCGAGGCTTGCCCGCGAAGGCATTCTCAAGGCTGACTACAACAACGGCTCATCCGCCTTCTTGTGCTTCCAGCTGTCATTGCCCGGCAGCAACAGATTCAGCCCGATCGCCACCACCGCGCACAACGCAATGCCTTTGAGGCCGAAGTCATCGGGGCCGGTGCCAGTGCCGACCAGCACACCGCCAATCCCGAACACCAACGTCACCGACACAATCACCAGATTGCGCGCTTCACCCAGGTCGATCTTGTGGCGAATCAGCGTGTTCATCCCCACCGCAGCGATCGAGCCAAACAACAGGCACAGAATCCCGCCCATTACCGGCACCGGGATGCTTTGCAGCAGTGCGCCGAACTTGCCGACGAACGCCAGGCTGATGGCAAAGATCGCCGCCCAGGTCATGATTTTCGGGTTGTAGTTCTTGGTCAGCATCACCGCGCCCGTCACTTCGGCGTAGGTGGTGTTGGGCGGGCCGCCGAACAGACCGGCAGCGGTGGTGGCAATGCCATCGCCGAGCAGGGTGCGGTGCAGGCCGGGTTTCTTCAGGTAATCGCGACCGGTCACGCTGCCGACGGCAATTACCCCGCCGATATGCTCGATGGCTGGCGCCAGGGCTACCGGAACGATGAACAGAATCGCCTGCCAGTTGAACTCCGGCGCGGTGAAGTGC
This region of Pseudomonas mandelii genomic DNA includes:
- a CDS encoding TIGR01777 family oxidoreductase; the protein is MHILLTGGTGLIGRQLCRHWLSQGHRLTVLSRTPEKVAKICGAQVRGVALFEDLGQEPVDAIINLAGAPIADRPWTSRRKALLWASRITLTETLLAWLETRAQKPQVLISGSAIGWYGDSGERELTEASPPSIDDFASQLCIAWEETAQRAEAMGIRVILIRTGLVLSAEGGFLSRLLLPFKLGLGGPLGSGRQWMPWIHINDQIALIDFLLHRIDASGPYNACAPKPVRNREFAKTLGAVLHRPAFMPMPALALKVCLGELSLLLLGGQKAVPARLLEAGFTFQFTDLRAALDDLSSRL
- the phrB gene encoding deoxyribodipyrimidine photo-lyase, whose amino-acid sequence is MHLIWLRSDLRLHDNTALSAAAARGPTVAVYLLSPAQWLEHDDAPCKVDFWLRNLGELSDALGELNIPLLIRHAPRWDEAPQVLLKLCQQLNAEAVHVNEEYGVHESRRDTAVAETLKAHGIDFFSYLDQLLFKPGTVLTKTGTYFQVFSQFRKVCYERLHRSLPGRVAKPAVQDPLPISSDDIPSSVEGFETPSDSLRQLWPAGEAEAQRRLDTFADAQIDYYKSERDFPAKPGTSQLSAYLAAGVISPRQCLHAALHSNQGEFESGKVGAVTWINELLWREFYKHILVGYPRVSRHRAFRPETEALAWRDAPEELLAWQQARTGLPIIDAAMRQLLETGWMHNRLRMVVAMFLTKNLLIDWREGERFFMRHLIDGDLAANNGGWQWSSSTGTDSAPYFRIFNPLSQSEKFDAEGVFIKHWLPELAGLNKKDVHNPANVSGLFGVADYPSPIVNLSTSRQRALAAFKNLPSRHDAGGAHE
- a CDS encoding MerR family transcriptional regulator; protein product: MKSPIDTSASEDLGADFKKALDEGWLPIREVARQTGVNAVTLRAWERRYGLIVPQRTPKGHRLFSAEHVQRILTILTWLNRGVAVSQVKQLLDTPQAFTETVENDWQVLGQTLLQAVTQLNERTLDDTVNQAMALYPPRTLCEQLLMPLLAELEQRWQGQFGAQMERVFFFSWLRSKFGARIYHNNRQLRTAPLLLINHSDQPLEPCLWLTAWLISSADCPVEVFDWPLPPGELALAVDHLQARGVLLYSSKAMNISQLPKLLNGVSCPKMIAGPTVCIHHAELSAKTSESVDLFLAEDPLSAHQELVNRGLI
- a CDS encoding NAD(P)/FAD-dependent oxidoreductase, whose amino-acid sequence is MTVPIAIIGTGIAGLSAAQALTEVGHSVQLFDKSRGSGGRMSSKRSDAGALDMGAQYFTARDRRFVTEVQRWQSNGWVAEWTPQLYTFHGGQLNLSPDEQTRWVGTPRMSAITRGLLGDLEVHFACRITEVYRGEEHWHLQDAEGFTHGPFSHVVIATPAPQATALLASAPKLAGAAAGVKMEPTWAVALAFDTPLDTPMEGCFVQDSPLDWLARNRSKPGRDNTLDTWVLHATSAWSRQHIDLPKEAVIEQLHGAFAELLHSAMPAPTFSLAHRWLYARPASSHEWGALADADLGLYVCGDWCLSGRVEGAWLSGQEAARRLHEHLQ
- a CDS encoding TIGR02450 family Trp-rich protein, giving the protein MNRINPSKLLLSKWTAAHPRNREKHFLVTELFRDEEGTVLDVELQAVLTQRSERLPWQSLKASDDWILGWK
- the hemH gene encoding ferrochelatase, giving the protein MTDHALLLVNLGSPASTSVADVRSYLNQFLMDPYVIDLPWPVRRLLVSLILIKRPEQSAHAYASIWWEEGSPLVVLSRRLREAMVAQWHHGPVELAMRYGEPSIETKLVELAAQGHKKITLAPLYPQFADSTVTTVIEEAKRVVREKRLDVQFSILQPFYDQPEYLDALVASAKPYLQQDYDHLLLSFHGLPERHLKKIDPTGHHCFQSDNCCQNASPEVLATCYRAQCLRTASEFAKRMGLADGKWSVSFQSRLGRAKWIEPYTEARLDELAGMGVKKVLVMCPAFVADCIETLEEIGDRGKELFREAGGEELVLVPCLNDDPQWARALSALCDRAPLAL
- a CDS encoding SDR family NAD(P)-dependent oxidoreductase, translating into MSLTPPRRYWLTGASSGIGASLAEEILKTGAHLAVSSRSTAVLKVLSLRYPGQVLVVPGDLTSSQAVREIGEQIAHEWGSLDTVILNAGTCEYVDVKQFDSSIVEHVVRTNLLASAYCIEAALPLLRKGNAPHLVGVASSVTYLPLPRAEAYGASKAGLRYLFESLRIDLAPEGIEVTVVSPGFVETPLTAKNDFPMPLSWPVAKAARHIFAKLKNRPLEIAFPGLFMAALWPLSKMPNCVKLAIGKRMVRSSPPIRDVP
- a CDS encoding YbgA family protein; the encoded protein is MHVQPATLPKIAISACLMGAEVRFNGGHKESRLCSRTLTDYFEFVPVCPEVAIGLGIPREPIRLIGDPEHPEAVGTVNPETNVTRPLAEYGQKMAAELDDICGYIFMQKSPSCGLERVKVYQANGSPVDGGGRGIYAQAFCALHPDLPVEEDGRLNDPVLRENFLTRVFAYSAWQQLLREGVTRRGLIEFHSRYKYLLMAHNPVQYKTLGNLLGNMGQTDPAELGPRYFSELMAALKKCATRRTHTNVLQHISGYLKQFISPEDKQEMQHVIGQYRHGIVPLVVPLTLLKHYFRQHPDPYIAQQVYLQPHPENLSLRNAI
- a CDS encoding nuclear transport factor 2 family protein; translation: MSDFLRQFARQFAQLDKNSLQRLGELYTEDVHFTDPLHEVQGLGQLRSYFTELYANVTELRFDFHGFDQTGEGQGYLRWVMSYRHPRLSGGQLIRVDGCSYLLWRDKVYRHRDYFDAGALLYEHLPVLGRAIAWLKRRMG